One Glycine soja cultivar W05 chromosome 2, ASM419377v2, whole genome shotgun sequence genomic region harbors:
- the LOC114394679 gene encoding uncharacterized protein C12B10.15c-like, translated as MFTKLGGLSLEPKSVPPPKRTGWIGRGNCHMEKATIDLKRDGKDLSGRVHQLPCCVKHDGPASVSHYFKPKHKGVGEDEGLPLQEAHFRGRLLQGTTLPLPHGYSGFVLSKSSPPTSDENSHSWDTKATFQDITYWNHDYSPSQNDELFRAFHWLTVAKALHNPVTPEELASSSVTL; from the exons ATGTTTACAAAGCTTGGTGGATTGAGTTTAGAGCCAAAATCCGTGCCTCCTCCAAAGCGAACAGGGTggattggaagaggaaattgtCACATGGAAAAGGCCACCATAGATCTGAAGCGCGATGGAAAGGATCTGAGCGGTCGCGTTCATCAACTCCCCTGCTGCGTCAAGCACGACGGTCCCGCCTCCGTTTCCCACTATTTCAAACCCAAACACAAAGGTGTTGGGGAAGACGAGGGTTTACCGTTACAAGAGGCTCATTTTAGAGGCAGGTTACTCCAAGGAACAACACTCCCTCTTCCGCACGGTTACTCTG GTTTTGTCTTGAGTAAGAGTTCGCCTCCCACCTCCGACGAAAACTCTCACTCTTGGGACACCAAAGCAACGTTTCAGGACATCACGTATTGGAACCATGACTACTCCCCTTCCCAGAATGATGAATTATTCCGAGCTTTTCATTGGCTTACTGTCGCAAAAGCT CTGCATAATCCCGTGACACCTGAGGAGTTAGCTTCGTCTTCTGTTACACTCTAG
- the LOC114394653 gene encoding uncharacterized protein LOC114394653 isoform X2, translated as MVQVMGFRKLRSDLETVPFKLEIEEPLQEEHAPLNKRFKSSSTSQEQWNASNSASSCSPSQYNILDEPSPLGLRLRKSPSLLDLIEMKLSQGNVIIANTQNENFLSSGLKKESRGAAASDSVEKLKASNFPASLLRIGSWEYKSKHEGDLVAKCYFAKHKLVWEVLEGELKNKMEIQWSDIMALKANCPDTGPSSLTVVLARQPLFFKETNPQPRKHTIWQATSDFTEGEACKHRQHFLEFPQGLLAKHFEKLIQCDTHLNFLSQQPEIILDSPHFDTRPAAFENLDNPEDLDLHLVNCKGSTTSCLQDIGSPHSSLSPSFKIEHIDLLGIASDNLPCEAPFPSSGSTSSETDFKGPRNWDQIKLPGLRPSMAVSDFIGHIEHCLSEQITSGNPSFCGGRPEFQEMLEEIAQHLLNDNKVITTSDEKSLMTRVNSLCCLLQKDPAALQSSHDKESADEGPADGKSIQLSHDLESMQNNKIKMDVKASEEEFRDVSRGKQTLGMPRKDSLGELLLQLPRIASLSKFLFDISEDSDN; from the exons ATGGTTCAGGTAATGGGTTTCAGGAAGCTCCGTTCAGACCTTGAAACGGTGCCGTTCAAGTTGGAGATCGAGGAACCGCTACAAGAAGAGCATGCTCCTCTCAACAAGCGCTTCAAATCTTCATCCACTTCACAAGAG CAATGGAATGCTTCAAACAGTGCATCTTCCTGTTCTCCTTCCCAGTACAATATACTTGATGAGCCTAGCCCTCTGGGTTTACGTCTGAGGAAGAGCCCTTCGCTTTTAGATTTAATAGAAATGAAGCTTTCTCAAGGGAATGTGATTATTGCaaatacacaaaatgaaaactttTTAAGCTCTGGATTGAAAAAGGAGAGTCGGGGTGCTGCTGCATCGGATTCTGTTGAGAAGCTTAAGGCTTCAAATTTCCCAGCTTCACTTTTAAGAATTGGTTCATGGGAG TATAAATCAAAACATGAGGGTGACTTAGTGGCAAAATGTTACTTCGCTAAACATAAGCTTGTTTGGGAAGTTCTTGAAGGTGAACTAAAGAACAAAATGGAAATCCAATGGTCAGATATCATGGCACTTAAGGCAAATTGTCCTGATACTGGACCTAGCTCATTGACTGTAGTG CTCGCTAGACAACCTCTTTTCTTCAAGGAGACTAATCCTCAGCCTAGAAAGCATACAATATGGCAAGCAACATCAGATTTTACTGAAGGAGAGGCTTGCAAACACAG GCAGCATTTTTTGGAATTTCCACAAGGCTTGTTAGCCAAGCATTTTGAAAAGCTTATCCAGTGTGACACACATCTTAATTTCTTAAGCCAACAACCTGAGATAATCTTGGATTCACCTCATTTTGATACACGACCAGCTGCTTTTGAGAACCTTGACAATCCAGAAGATCTTGATTTGCATCTTGTTAATTGTAAAGGATCTACCACATCTTGTTTGCAGGACATAGGATCACCTCATTCATCCCTGTCACCATCATTTAAGATTGAACACATTGATCTTCTTGGCATTGCCTCGGATAATCTACCTTGTGAAGCACCTTTCCCCAGTTCAG GTAGTACAAGTTCTGAAACTGATTTCAAGGGACCAAGAAACTGGGATCAGATAAAATTGCCTGGACTCCGGCCTTCTATGGCAGTGAGTGATTTTATCGGCCACATTGAACATTGCCTTTCTGAACAAATAACTTCCGGAAATCCATCCTTTTGTGGTGGAAGACCAGAGTTTCAGGAAATGCTAGAGGAAATTGCACAGCATCTTCTCAATGACAATAAGGTTATAACAACTTCTGATGAAAAATCACTCATGACAAGGGTCAATTCTCTCTGCTGTCTTCTACAGAAGGACCCTGCAGCATTGCAGAGTTCACATGACAAGGAAAGTGCTGATGAAGGACCTGCTGATGGAAAAAGTATTCAACTTAGCCATGATCTTGAATCAATGCagaacaacaaaattaaaatggatgtcAAGGCTTCTGAAGAGGAATTCAGAGATGTTTCTCGGGGCAAGCAAACACTAGGCATGCCGAGGAAAGACTCATTAGGAGAGTTGCTTCTTCAACTTCCCCGAATTGCATCACTTTCAAAGTTCTTGTTTGACATATCAGAAGATAGTGACAACTAA
- the LOC114394653 gene encoding uncharacterized protein LOC114394653 isoform X1: MVQVMGFRKLRSDLETVPFKLEIEEPLQEEHAPLNKRFKSSSTSQEQWNASNSASSCSPSQYNILDEPSPLGLRLRKSPSLLDLIEMKLSQGNVIIANTQNENFLSSGLKKESRGAAASDSVEKLKASNFPASLLRIGSWEVYPRLLHVTSILGKIIFHRVLLGLRFSLWQYKSKHEGDLVAKCYFAKHKLVWEVLEGELKNKMEIQWSDIMALKANCPDTGPSSLTVVLARQPLFFKETNPQPRKHTIWQATSDFTEGEACKHRQHFLEFPQGLLAKHFEKLIQCDTHLNFLSQQPEIILDSPHFDTRPAAFENLDNPEDLDLHLVNCKGSTTSCLQDIGSPHSSLSPSFKIEHIDLLGIASDNLPCEAPFPSSGSTSSETDFKGPRNWDQIKLPGLRPSMAVSDFIGHIEHCLSEQITSGNPSFCGGRPEFQEMLEEIAQHLLNDNKVITTSDEKSLMTRVNSLCCLLQKDPAALQSSHDKESADEGPADGKSIQLSHDLESMQNNKIKMDVKASEEEFRDVSRGKQTLGMPRKDSLGELLLQLPRIASLSKFLFDISEDSDN; encoded by the exons ATGGTTCAGGTAATGGGTTTCAGGAAGCTCCGTTCAGACCTTGAAACGGTGCCGTTCAAGTTGGAGATCGAGGAACCGCTACAAGAAGAGCATGCTCCTCTCAACAAGCGCTTCAAATCTTCATCCACTTCACAAGAG CAATGGAATGCTTCAAACAGTGCATCTTCCTGTTCTCCTTCCCAGTACAATATACTTGATGAGCCTAGCCCTCTGGGTTTACGTCTGAGGAAGAGCCCTTCGCTTTTAGATTTAATAGAAATGAAGCTTTCTCAAGGGAATGTGATTATTGCaaatacacaaaatgaaaactttTTAAGCTCTGGATTGAAAAAGGAGAGTCGGGGTGCTGCTGCATCGGATTCTGTTGAGAAGCTTAAGGCTTCAAATTTCCCAGCTTCACTTTTAAGAATTGGTTCATGGGAGGTATATCCAAGATTACTACATGTCACTAGTATTTTGgggaaaattatttttcaccGAGTTTTACTTGGCTTAAGGTTCTCTTTGTGGCAGTATAAATCAAAACATGAGGGTGACTTAGTGGCAAAATGTTACTTCGCTAAACATAAGCTTGTTTGGGAAGTTCTTGAAGGTGAACTAAAGAACAAAATGGAAATCCAATGGTCAGATATCATGGCACTTAAGGCAAATTGTCCTGATACTGGACCTAGCTCATTGACTGTAGTG CTCGCTAGACAACCTCTTTTCTTCAAGGAGACTAATCCTCAGCCTAGAAAGCATACAATATGGCAAGCAACATCAGATTTTACTGAAGGAGAGGCTTGCAAACACAG GCAGCATTTTTTGGAATTTCCACAAGGCTTGTTAGCCAAGCATTTTGAAAAGCTTATCCAGTGTGACACACATCTTAATTTCTTAAGCCAACAACCTGAGATAATCTTGGATTCACCTCATTTTGATACACGACCAGCTGCTTTTGAGAACCTTGACAATCCAGAAGATCTTGATTTGCATCTTGTTAATTGTAAAGGATCTACCACATCTTGTTTGCAGGACATAGGATCACCTCATTCATCCCTGTCACCATCATTTAAGATTGAACACATTGATCTTCTTGGCATTGCCTCGGATAATCTACCTTGTGAAGCACCTTTCCCCAGTTCAG GTAGTACAAGTTCTGAAACTGATTTCAAGGGACCAAGAAACTGGGATCAGATAAAATTGCCTGGACTCCGGCCTTCTATGGCAGTGAGTGATTTTATCGGCCACATTGAACATTGCCTTTCTGAACAAATAACTTCCGGAAATCCATCCTTTTGTGGTGGAAGACCAGAGTTTCAGGAAATGCTAGAGGAAATTGCACAGCATCTTCTCAATGACAATAAGGTTATAACAACTTCTGATGAAAAATCACTCATGACAAGGGTCAATTCTCTCTGCTGTCTTCTACAGAAGGACCCTGCAGCATTGCAGAGTTCACATGACAAGGAAAGTGCTGATGAAGGACCTGCTGATGGAAAAAGTATTCAACTTAGCCATGATCTTGAATCAATGCagaacaacaaaattaaaatggatgtcAAGGCTTCTGAAGAGGAATTCAGAGATGTTTCTCGGGGCAAGCAAACACTAGGCATGCCGAGGAAAGACTCATTAGGAGAGTTGCTTCTTCAACTTCCCCGAATTGCATCACTTTCAAAGTTCTTGTTTGACATATCAGAAGATAGTGACAACTAA
- the LOC114394669 gene encoding 50S ribosomal protein L35, chloroplastic-like, translated as MASVSFAVGLLPCSSSSCYTRVSYGSVRFPVLNNANSLKLSSSANISSPILHQKLCTVPSPLALRPRPLTIVSAKGYKMKTHKASAKRFRVTGRGKIVRRRAGKQHLLVKKNTKRKSRLSKMHAVSRSDYDNVIGALPYLKVNRNAT; from the exons ATGGCTTCGGTGTCCTTTGCCGTGGGATTATTACCttgctcttcttcttcttgctatACCCGCGTCTCTTATGGTTCAGTTCGATTTCCCGTATTGAACAACGCCAACTCACTGAAACTCAGCTCCTCAGCTAACATCTCCAGTccaattcttcaccaaaagcTTTGCACTGTTCCTTCTCCCCTTGCTCTAAGGCCTCGCCCTCTCACCATTGTATCCGCTAAGGGCTACAAAATGAAAACCCACAAg GCATCTGCAAAGCGGTTTAGGGTGACGGGGCGAGGCAAGATAGTGCGTAGGAGAGCTGGCAAGCAGCATTTGCTCGTTAAGAAGAATACCAAGCGCAAATCCCGACTCTCCAAAATG CATGCGGTCAGCAGGAGCGACTATGACAATGTAATTGGAGCCTTGCCATATCTGAAAGTAAACAGAAATGCTACATAG